From a single Vibrio tubiashii genomic region:
- the nusB gene encoding transcription antitermination factor NusB has product MGASVKPAARRNARRFALQAIYSWQITKENVATIEEQFLSGGKYDEEEHHASEPALSTPDTDVAYFRDLLTGVVLSHTELDSKIRPYTARPMQDLDMMELALLRLAMYEMTRREDVPYKVVINEAIELAKVFAAEESHKFVNGVLDKAAPHVRKK; this is encoded by the coding sequence ATGGGGGCCAGTGTGAAACCAGCCGCACGTCGTAATGCACGTCGATTCGCTCTACAAGCGATCTACTCTTGGCAAATTACTAAAGAAAATGTTGCTACTATCGAGGAGCAATTTTTGTCAGGTGGTAAGTATGATGAAGAAGAACATCATGCTTCAGAGCCGGCACTTTCTACTCCAGACACAGACGTTGCATACTTCCGTGACCTACTAACAGGTGTTGTGCTAAGTCACACAGAGCTAGATAGTAAGATTCGTCCATACACAGCGCGTCCAATGCAAGACTTGGACATGATGGAGCTAGCATTGCTTCGTCTTGCTATGTATGAAATGACTCGTCGTGAAGACGTACCTTACAAAGTGGTAATCAACGAAGCGATTGAACTTGCAAAAGTATTCGCTGCAGAAGAGAGCCACAAATTCGTCAATGGTGTGCTAGATAAAGCAGCACCACACGTACGTAAGAAATAG
- the ribH gene encoding 6,7-dimethyl-8-ribityllumazine synthase, translating into MKVIEGGFPAPNAKIAIVISRFNSFINESLLSGAIDTLKRHGQVSEDNITVVRCPGAVELPLVAQRVAKTGKFDAIVSLGTVIRGGTPHFDYVCSECNKGLAQVSLEYSLPVAFGVLTVDTIDQAIERAGTKAGNKGAEAALSALEMINVLSEIDS; encoded by the coding sequence ATGAAAGTGATCGAGGGTGGCTTCCCAGCGCCAAACGCAAAAATTGCTATCGTTATTTCTCGTTTCAACAGTTTTATTAACGAAAGTCTATTGTCTGGTGCAATCGATACTTTAAAACGTCATGGCCAAGTTAGCGAAGACAACATCACTGTTGTTCGCTGCCCAGGTGCAGTTGAACTTCCACTTGTTGCTCAGCGTGTAGCTAAAACAGGCAAATTTGATGCAATCGTATCTCTTGGCACTGTTATTCGTGGCGGCACTCCACATTTCGACTATGTTTGTAGTGAATGTAACAAAGGTCTTGCGCAAGTTTCACTGGAATACTCGCTTCCAGTTGCTTTCGGCGTACTGACTGTTGATACAATTGACCAAGCAATTGAGCGCGCAGGAACCAAGGCTGGTAATAAAGGTGCAGAGGCTGCACTAAGCGCACTTGAGATGATTAACGTTCTTTCAGAAATCGATTCCTAA
- the ribBA gene encoding bifunctional 3,4-dihydroxy-2-butanone-4-phosphate synthase/GTP cyclohydrolase II, whose amino-acid sequence MPISTPQEIIEDIRLGKMVILMDDEDRENEGDLIMAAEHVTPEAINFMATHGRGLICLTMTKERCERLGLPPMVQDNNAQYTTNFTVSIEAAEGVTTGISAADRARTVQAAVAKDAKASDLVQPGHIFPLAAQEGGVLTRAGHTEAGCDLAKLAGLEPSGVIVEILNDDGTMARRPDLEIFAEKHDIKLGTIADLIEYRNNTETTIERVAECKLPTEYGEFDLVTYRDTIDNQVHYALRKGDVENETPLVRVHLQDTFTDLLRSDRNAERSWTLDKAMTRIGKEGGVLVILGNEESTDLLIHRVKMFEAQDKGEAPTLAKKQGTSRRVGVGSQILQDLGVHDMRLLSSTNKKYHALGGFGLNVVEYVCE is encoded by the coding sequence ATGCCAATTAGTACGCCGCAAGAAATTATCGAAGATATCCGCTTAGGGAAAATGGTCATCCTAATGGATGATGAAGATCGTGAAAACGAAGGCGATCTGATTATGGCTGCCGAGCATGTTACCCCAGAAGCGATTAACTTCATGGCGACCCATGGTCGTGGTTTGATTTGTTTAACCATGACTAAAGAGCGTTGTGAGCGTTTAGGCTTGCCGCCAATGGTGCAAGACAACAATGCTCAGTACACAACCAACTTTACGGTATCTATTGAAGCGGCTGAAGGTGTTACCACGGGTATTTCTGCTGCCGATCGCGCGCGAACTGTGCAAGCTGCAGTGGCTAAAGATGCGAAGGCTTCGGATCTTGTACAGCCGGGCCATATCTTCCCGTTAGCAGCGCAAGAAGGTGGCGTGCTAACTCGCGCAGGTCACACTGAAGCGGGCTGTGATCTGGCAAAACTTGCTGGTTTGGAGCCTTCAGGTGTGATTGTTGAAATCCTAAACGATGACGGCACTATGGCGCGTCGCCCTGACTTAGAGATCTTTGCAGAAAAGCATGACATTAAGCTCGGCACGATTGCTGACCTTATCGAGTACCGCAACAATACTGAGACAACCATTGAGCGCGTAGCTGAGTGTAAACTGCCAACGGAATATGGTGAGTTCGATCTTGTGACTTACCGCGACACTATTGATAACCAAGTTCACTATGCACTGCGCAAAGGTGATGTGGAAAATGAAACGCCATTAGTCCGTGTTCACCTGCAAGACACTTTTACAGACTTACTGCGTAGTGACCGCAATGCTGAGCGTAGCTGGACACTAGATAAAGCCATGACCCGTATTGGCAAAGAGGGTGGGGTACTGGTCATTCTTGGTAATGAAGAGTCAACCGATCTACTTATTCATCGCGTTAAGATGTTTGAAGCTCAAGATAAAGGCGAAGCGCCAACACTGGCTAAGAAACAAGGCACGTCACGTCGTGTCGGTGTCGGTTCGCAGATTCTGCAAGATCTTGGTGTACACGATATGCGTCTACTTTCGTCAACCAATAAGAAGTATCACGCATTGGGTGGCTTTGGTCTCAACGTTGTTGAGTACGTTTGCGAATAA
- a CDS encoding riboflavin synthase, which produces MFTGIVEAVGTLTAITPKGEDISVTVEVGKLDMSDVKLGDSIATNGVCLTVVDYNATSYSADLSLETLQKTGFTDYQAGDKVNLEKAMLPTTRFGGHIVSGHVDGVGEIVERNMVGRAIEFWVAMPADIAKYVAEKGSITVDGISLTVNDLRKNAFKLTIVPHTGEETTIADFHVGRKVNLEVDVLARYMERLLTSQQEQPESRITMDFLQQNGFA; this is translated from the coding sequence ATGTTTACAGGTATTGTAGAAGCAGTAGGCACTCTAACTGCGATAACGCCAAAAGGCGAAGACATCAGTGTGACGGTTGAAGTCGGCAAACTGGATATGTCAGATGTAAAATTGGGTGACAGTATCGCAACCAATGGCGTTTGCTTAACCGTGGTCGACTATAACGCAACAAGTTATAGCGCTGATTTGTCGCTCGAAACCTTGCAAAAAACAGGTTTTACTGACTATCAAGCCGGCGACAAAGTGAACCTTGAAAAAGCCATGTTGCCAACCACACGATTTGGTGGACACATTGTCTCTGGTCACGTTGATGGTGTGGGTGAAATTGTTGAACGTAATATGGTAGGCCGCGCAATTGAGTTTTGGGTTGCGATGCCAGCGGACATTGCTAAATACGTAGCCGAGAAAGGTTCAATCACTGTTGATGGTATCAGCCTGACGGTCAACGATTTACGTAAAAACGCATTTAAGCTGACCATTGTTCCACATACTGGCGAAGAGACAACCATTGCGGACTTCCATGTTGGGCGCAAAGTTAATCTAGAAGTGGATGTCCTTGCCCGCTACATGGAGCGCCTGCTGACAAGCCAACAAGAACAACCTGAGTCCCGTATTACCATGGACTTCTTACAACAAAACGGTTTCGCGTAA
- the ribD gene encoding bifunctional diaminohydroxyphosphoribosylaminopyrimidine deaminase/5-amino-6-(5-phosphoribosylamino)uracil reductase RibD, which yields MAQFTSQDIQMMSRAIDLAKGGIYTTAPNPNVGCVIVNNDQIVGEGFHFRAGEPHAEVHAMRMAGEKTVGATAYVTLEPCSHYGRTPPCAEGLIKAKVAKVICAMQDPNPVVAGRGIKMLRDAGIEVEVGLLEQDALALNPAFIKKMKTGMPFVQLKMAASLDGQTALKNGQSQWITSPQARQDVQKFRAQSGAILSTSKTVIEDNASLNVRWDDLPPSLQSHYDQANLRQPVRVILDRQQALTPDLKLFKVDGEIITVAPNGELTPELDANQQLDLSATFKALSQQHNINHLWVEAGATLASSLIKQNLVDELVIYLAPKIMGSDGRGLFGALGLKSMAHVLDLNIQDVRQVGKDIRIIATLNNKES from the coding sequence ATGGCACAATTTACTTCCCAAGATATTCAAATGATGTCGCGCGCGATTGATCTTGCGAAAGGCGGCATTTATACCACTGCACCTAACCCTAATGTGGGCTGCGTGATCGTTAATAATGATCAGATTGTTGGTGAGGGCTTCCACTTCCGAGCCGGTGAACCTCACGCCGAAGTCCATGCAATGCGAATGGCGGGTGAGAAAACAGTTGGTGCAACTGCCTACGTGACTCTAGAACCTTGTTCTCATTACGGACGCACTCCTCCATGTGCTGAAGGTTTGATCAAGGCGAAAGTGGCGAAAGTCATTTGCGCGATGCAAGACCCTAATCCTGTTGTGGCGGGGCGTGGGATCAAAATGTTGCGCGATGCTGGTATCGAGGTTGAGGTTGGTCTTTTAGAGCAAGATGCATTGGCGCTTAACCCAGCTTTTATCAAGAAGATGAAAACAGGCATGCCATTTGTGCAGCTAAAAATGGCTGCTAGCTTAGATGGTCAAACCGCTTTGAAAAATGGTCAAAGCCAATGGATTACATCGCCTCAAGCACGTCAAGATGTGCAGAAATTTCGTGCCCAAAGTGGCGCTATCTTATCGACAAGCAAAACAGTGATTGAAGATAATGCTTCACTCAATGTTCGTTGGGATGATTTACCTCCTTCTCTCCAATCTCATTATGACCAAGCAAACCTACGTCAACCTGTTCGTGTTATCTTGGATCGACAGCAAGCTCTGACTCCCGATCTTAAACTGTTTAAGGTGGATGGAGAGATCATCACGGTCGCACCAAATGGAGAGCTCACACCTGAGCTTGACGCGAATCAGCAGTTGGATTTGAGCGCGACGTTTAAAGCACTTTCTCAGCAGCATAATATCAACCACTTATGGGTTGAGGCTGGGGCAACATTGGCAAGCAGTTTGATTAAACAGAACCTTGTTGATGAGCTAGTTATTTATCTCGCACCTAAAATAATGGGAAGCGATGGTCGTGGTCTATTTGGTGCTCTAGGCTTAAAGTCTATGGCGCATGTCCTTGACCTAAATATTCAAGATGTAAGGCAGGTGGGGAAAGATATCCGCATCATTGCTACGTTAAACAACAAAGAATCGTAA
- the nrdR gene encoding transcriptional regulator NrdR: MHCPFCSENDTKVIDSRLVADGHQVRRRRQCLACSERFTTFETAELVMPRVIKSNGNREPFNEDKMVGGLQRALEKRPVSADAVDVAISLIKSQLRATGEREVPSEMIGNLVMDQLKELDKVAYIRFASVYRSFEDIREFGEEIARLED; the protein is encoded by the coding sequence ATGCATTGTCCTTTTTGTTCCGAGAATGACACTAAGGTGATCGATTCTCGTTTGGTGGCTGACGGCCATCAGGTTCGCCGTCGTCGTCAGTGCTTAGCGTGTAGTGAGCGCTTTACGACTTTTGAAACGGCTGAATTAGTGATGCCAAGAGTGATCAAGTCTAATGGCAATCGCGAGCCGTTTAATGAAGATAAAATGGTCGGTGGTTTGCAGCGTGCTTTGGAAAAACGCCCAGTGAGCGCCGATGCCGTAGATGTTGCCATTAGCCTGATTAAATCTCAGCTACGTGCAACAGGTGAGCGTGAAGTGCCGAGTGAAATGATTGGCAACTTAGTGATGGATCAGCTTAAAGAGCTCGATAAAGTTGCTTATATTCGTTTTGCATCGGTCTATCGTAGCTTTGAAGATATCCGCGAATTTGGTGAAGAGATCGCCCGACTCGAAGATTAG
- a CDS encoding glutamate-5-semialdehyde dehydrogenase has translation MELISMGKAAKEAAFQLATASTAQKNQALAIIADELEANAETILAANAKDIEKGREAGLTEALLDRLLLNTERLTGIANDVRNVISLNDPVGSELDSKVLENGMSLSRRRVPLGVVGVIYEARPNVTIDIAALCLKTGNASILRGGKETFFSNMELVKVIQSALAKAELPAASVQYIEKPDRELVSQLLKLDDYVDMIIPRGGAGLHKMCKENSTIPVIIGGFGISHIFVDESADLAKSLEVVENAKVQRPSACNALDTLLVHEQVAAEFLPMLVARLNDKLALVAEPKAKTLLGDAKELRDAAEGDFDTEWLSFTLGVKVVSGVEEAIDHMRVHNASHSDAIMTNSLENSELFINSVGSAAVYVNASTRFTDGAQFGLGAEVAVSTQKLHARGPMGLEELTSYKWVGKANYLPRS, from the coding sequence GTGGAACTGATTTCAATGGGTAAAGCGGCTAAAGAAGCGGCTTTCCAACTAGCAACAGCGTCAACAGCGCAAAAGAACCAAGCTCTGGCAATTATCGCCGATGAACTAGAAGCGAATGCTGAGACTATCTTAGCCGCTAACGCAAAAGATATTGAGAAAGGCCGCGAAGCAGGGCTGACAGAAGCGCTACTTGATCGCCTATTGTTAAATACCGAGCGCTTAACGGGCATCGCGAATGATGTGCGCAATGTAATTAGCTTAAATGACCCAGTAGGCAGTGAGCTAGACAGTAAAGTGCTAGAAAATGGCATGTCCTTGTCTCGCCGCCGCGTACCACTTGGCGTGGTGGGTGTTATCTACGAAGCGCGCCCAAATGTGACAATTGATATCGCGGCTCTGTGTTTGAAAACTGGTAACGCCAGTATTCTTCGTGGCGGCAAAGAGACCTTCTTCTCTAACATGGAGTTGGTTAAGGTTATTCAATCTGCTTTGGCAAAAGCGGAACTGCCGGCGGCTTCAGTTCAGTATATTGAGAAACCAGACCGCGAATTGGTGTCTCAGCTACTAAAACTGGATGACTACGTGGATATGATTATTCCGCGTGGCGGAGCTGGCCTGCACAAGATGTGTAAGGAAAACAGCACGATTCCGGTGATTATTGGTGGTTTTGGTATTAGTCATATCTTCGTTGATGAAAGTGCTGATCTCGCTAAATCTTTAGAAGTGGTCGAGAACGCGAAAGTACAGCGTCCTTCAGCATGTAATGCACTCGATACCTTACTTGTTCATGAGCAAGTTGCGGCAGAGTTTTTGCCTATGTTAGTGGCTCGCTTAAATGACAAGTTGGCACTGGTTGCAGAGCCGAAAGCTAAGACCCTACTTGGCGATGCGAAAGAGTTGCGTGATGCGGCTGAAGGTGACTTCGATACGGAATGGTTAAGTTTCACTTTAGGCGTAAAGGTCGTTTCTGGCGTTGAGGAAGCGATTGATCATATGCGCGTACACAATGCGAGCCACTCTGATGCGATCATGACTAACAGCCTAGAGAACTCAGAGCTGTTTATTAACTCGGTTGGCTCTGCTGCCGTTTATGTCAATGCATCAACGCGTTTTACTGATGGTGCTCAATTTGGTTTAGGTGCTGAAGTTGCGGTCTCTACTCAGAAGCTTCATGCTCGTGGCCCTATGGGTTTAGAAGAGTTAACCAGCTACAAGTGGGTAGGTAAAGCGAACTACTTGCCGCGCAGTTAA
- the proB gene encoding glutamate 5-kinase gives MTKQSGKASQSQTVVVKLGTSVLTGGTLELDRAHMVELVRQCAELKKQGHSVVMVSSGAIAAGREHLGYPALPNSMASKQLLAAVGQSQLIQTWESLFAIYGLKIGQMLLTRADLEDRERFLNARDTINALVENDIIPVVNENDAVATSEIKVGDNDNLSALVGILCGADKLLLLTDQKGLFTADPRKDPNAELIKEVKTIDDTLRKIAGGSGTTLGTGGMATKLQAADIARRAGIEVIIAAGSAPNVVFDSLGDNPQGTRFLPCAEALENRKRWILAGPAASGDIVIDDGAVNAVVGKGSSLLAKGLTKVSGQFARGDVVRVTDNKGTLIARGIASYSSQDMAKIVGKHSKDIIGILGYDYGNEVLHRDDMVVIQE, from the coding sequence ATGACTAAACAAAGCGGAAAAGCCTCTCAGTCTCAGACTGTGGTGGTTAAACTAGGTACTAGTGTTTTAACTGGTGGCACATTGGAGTTGGATCGCGCTCATATGGTTGAGTTGGTTCGTCAATGTGCTGAGCTGAAAAAACAAGGCCACTCAGTGGTTATGGTTTCGTCTGGTGCAATCGCAGCCGGACGTGAGCATCTAGGATACCCCGCACTGCCCAACTCTATGGCAAGTAAACAGTTGTTGGCGGCGGTTGGCCAAAGCCAGCTTATTCAAACTTGGGAATCACTGTTTGCTATTTATGGCCTAAAAATCGGCCAAATGTTGCTAACTCGCGCCGATCTTGAAGATCGTGAGCGCTTTTTGAATGCACGCGATACGATCAATGCACTGGTAGAAAATGACATTATTCCAGTGGTTAATGAAAATGATGCGGTCGCAACCAGTGAAATCAAGGTTGGTGACAACGACAACCTTTCAGCATTGGTTGGCATCTTATGCGGTGCAGACAAGCTTTTGCTGTTAACTGACCAGAAAGGGCTATTCACTGCGGATCCACGTAAAGACCCTAACGCAGAGTTGATCAAGGAAGTAAAAACCATCGACGATACTTTACGCAAAATTGCCGGTGGTAGTGGCACTACGCTAGGTACGGGTGGTATGGCGACCAAACTACAGGCGGCAGACATTGCGCGTCGTGCGGGGATTGAAGTGATTATCGCTGCGGGTAGTGCACCAAATGTGGTGTTTGACTCACTGGGTGACAATCCGCAAGGCACACGCTTCTTACCTTGTGCTGAAGCATTAGAAAACCGTAAACGCTGGATTCTCGCAGGCCCTGCGGCTTCAGGCGACATCGTGATTGACGATGGTGCGGTTAATGCTGTGGTGGGCAAAGGAAGTAGTTTACTTGCCAAAGGCCTAACCAAAGTCAGTGGACAGTTTGCTCGCGGTGATGTTGTACGTGTGACCGATAACAAAGGCACCTTGATCGCTCGCGGTATTGCAAGCTACTCAAGCCAAGATATGGCGAAGATAGTGGGTAAGCATAGTAAAGATATTATTGGAATTTTAGGATACGACTACGGCAATGAAGTGCTTCACCGTGATGATATGGTCGTAATCCAAGAGTAA
- the crl gene encoding sigma factor-binding protein Crl, with translation MSEQTKSPTHYRLLSTLRAIGPYLRESQSKEDAYLFDCLSVCVNDKKSPEQREFWGWWLELERNGEAFEARYRSGLYDSTGEWQEKSLPKKAVEDVTRTQEVFHQKLVDTLSSEFEIAVNMHEESVEFV, from the coding sequence ATGTCTGAACAGACGAAAAGTCCGACCCATTACCGCTTATTGTCGACACTGAGAGCTATTGGCCCTTACTTACGAGAATCACAAAGTAAGGAAGACGCGTATTTATTTGACTGCTTATCCGTATGCGTCAATGACAAGAAATCACCAGAGCAGCGTGAATTTTGGGGCTGGTGGTTAGAGCTGGAGCGCAATGGTGAAGCGTTTGAAGCGCGTTATCGCTCTGGTCTATATGATTCAACCGGTGAGTGGCAAGAGAAGTCTCTGCCTAAGAAAGCGGTTGAAGATGTGACCCGAACTCAAGAGGTGTTTCACCAGAAACTGGTCGATACACTAAGCAGCGAGTTTGAAATTGCAGTCAATATGCACGAAGAATCTGTCGAATTCGTCTAA
- the frsA gene encoding esterase FrsA has product MSEEVSKNLSESLFANHKQAKETSALTQYMPTSETFLDQKREEDGFKWYRNLRRMQWAWQGLDPIEIEAVLAKIAASKHSRTHDEWLDTVMGYHSGNWTYEWIKLGMLHQKRSGQLKGEEAADEMFNASLCFSIAGYPHLKNDNLATQAQVLASSAYTEATNKTKYIVKRIEIPYQRKNIVAHLHLTSTDKPQPVVMVSAGLDSLQTDLWNLFKNYLAEKNIAMLTVDMPSIGHNTHWNMTEDTSCLHQAVLNELYNIPWVDHHRVGLIGFRFGGNAMVRLSFIEQEKIKACVSLGAPIHDVLSSPEKLKKMPKMYLDMLASRIGKNAVDIHSLAGQLMAWSLKVQGILGSRKTRVPILAMSLENDPVSPYSDNQMVALFSDYGKAKKISSKTITQGYEQSLDLAIKWLEEELIR; this is encoded by the coding sequence ATGTCTGAGGAAGTCAGCAAGAACCTCTCGGAGTCTCTGTTTGCTAATCATAAACAAGCCAAAGAGACTTCGGCGCTCACGCAATATATGCCAACCAGTGAAACCTTCTTAGATCAAAAACGAGAAGAGGATGGCTTCAAGTGGTATCGCAATTTGCGTCGTATGCAATGGGCTTGGCAGGGCCTTGATCCTATCGAGATTGAAGCTGTGCTAGCTAAAATTGCTGCTTCTAAGCACTCACGTACCCATGATGAGTGGCTCGATACCGTGATGGGGTACCACAGCGGTAACTGGACTTATGAGTGGATTAAATTGGGCATGCTGCACCAAAAGCGCTCTGGTCAGCTAAAAGGCGAAGAGGCCGCTGATGAAATGTTTAATGCCTCTTTGTGCTTTAGTATTGCGGGTTACCCACACTTAAAGAACGATAACTTGGCGACTCAGGCTCAAGTGTTAGCAAGCAGCGCTTACACCGAAGCGACAAACAAAACCAAGTACATAGTTAAGCGCATTGAAATCCCGTACCAGCGAAAAAACATCGTCGCTCACTTACACTTAACTAGCACTGATAAGCCTCAACCTGTGGTCATGGTCAGTGCAGGTTTAGATAGTTTGCAGACGGATCTATGGAACCTATTTAAAAACTACCTCGCTGAAAAGAATATCGCGATGTTGACGGTTGATATGCCCTCAATAGGCCATAACACTCATTGGAATATGACTGAAGACACTTCTTGCCTTCATCAAGCGGTGTTAAATGAGTTGTACAACATTCCTTGGGTTGATCATCATCGTGTAGGTTTGATTGGTTTTCGCTTTGGTGGCAATGCGATGGTGCGTCTATCGTTTATCGAGCAAGAGAAAATTAAAGCCTGTGTCTCCCTTGGCGCGCCTATTCATGATGTGCTCTCTTCACCAGAAAAACTGAAGAAAATGCCCAAGATGTATTTAGACATGTTGGCATCACGTATAGGTAAGAATGCGGTTGATATTCATAGCTTGGCTGGGCAGTTAATGGCTTGGTCACTCAAGGTGCAAGGTATTCTTGGTAGTCGTAAGACGCGCGTGCCGATCTTAGCGATGAGTTTAGAGAACGATCCTGTGTCACCCTACAGTGATAACCAAATGGTGGCGCTGTTTAGTGACTATGGTAAAGCGAAGAAAATTAGCTCCAAGACAATTACACAAGGATATGAGCAATCCCTCGATTTAGCGATCAAGTGGTTGGAGGAGGAGCTAATTAGATGA
- the tet(34) gene encoding oxytetracycline resistance phosphoribosyltransferase domain-containing protein Tet(34), with amino-acid sequence MSKKFIITWDQMHTLCRELAEKQMPAEQWKGIWAVSRGGLVPGAILARELGIRHVDTICISSYDHDHQRDMTVVKAPEGDGEGFLIVEDLVDSGDTARKLREMYPKAKLIAVCAKPAGVELLDDYVVDIAQDTWIEQPWDMSIQYIEPINRKQK; translated from the coding sequence ATGAGTAAAAAATTCATTATCACTTGGGACCAAATGCACACACTTTGTCGTGAGTTGGCGGAAAAACAGATGCCAGCAGAGCAATGGAAAGGAATTTGGGCGGTTAGCCGTGGCGGTCTAGTACCGGGCGCAATCTTGGCTCGTGAGCTAGGTATTCGTCATGTTGATACTATCTGTATCTCAAGCTACGACCATGACCACCAACGTGATATGACTGTTGTAAAAGCACCAGAGGGTGACGGTGAAGGTTTCCTAATCGTTGAAGACCTAGTAGATAGCGGTGATACAGCACGTAAACTGCGTGAAATGTACCCGAAAGCAAAACTGATCGCAGTATGTGCGAAGCCAGCAGGTGTTGAGCTACTTGACGACTACGTGGTTGATATTGCTCAAGACACATGGATCGAGCAGCCATGGGATATGTCAATTCAGTACATTGAGCCAATCAATCGCAAGCAAAAGTAA
- a CDS encoding NCS2 family permease produces MFEKLFKLSENGTNVKTEIIAGVTTFLTMAYIIFVNPAMLADAGMDKGAVFVATCLAAAIGCFIMGFVANYPIALAPGMGLNAFFTYGVVLGMGHSWQVALGAVFVSGIIFMALSIFKVREWIINSIPMSLRTGISAGIGLFLAFIGLQNSGIVVDNPATLVGLGHITGLQPALAALGFFLTIGLVYRGVRGAVMIAILAITALGLIVGDVQWGGIMSAPPSVAPTFMQMNIADVFEVGMISVVFAFLFVDLFDTAGTLVGVATKADLIKEDGKLPRLSKALLADSTATSVGAMIGTSSTTSYVESTAGVAAGGRTGLTAVVVGVLFLLALFFSPLAGMIPAYATAGALFYVAILMMSGLVSVDWRDLTEAAPVVVTCLLMPLTYSIAEGIALGFISYAAIKLLSGRGREVSISVWVLSAVFIIKYLVA; encoded by the coding sequence ATGTTCGAAAAACTGTTCAAGCTCAGTGAAAACGGCACAAACGTCAAAACTGAGATCATTGCAGGTGTGACCACCTTCTTGACGATGGCTTACATCATCTTTGTCAACCCTGCGATGCTTGCAGACGCTGGAATGGATAAAGGCGCTGTATTTGTTGCAACCTGTCTTGCTGCAGCGATTGGCTGTTTCATCATGGGCTTCGTTGCTAACTACCCAATTGCACTTGCACCAGGCATGGGACTTAACGCCTTCTTTACCTATGGCGTTGTTCTCGGTATGGGTCACTCATGGCAAGTCGCTTTAGGTGCCGTTTTTGTTTCCGGTATCATCTTCATGGCTTTGAGTATTTTCAAGGTTCGTGAGTGGATCATTAATTCGATTCCTATGTCATTACGTACGGGTATCTCGGCTGGTATCGGCTTGTTCCTTGCGTTTATTGGCCTACAAAACTCAGGCATTGTGGTTGATAACCCAGCGACGTTAGTTGGTCTTGGTCATATCACTGGACTGCAACCTGCCTTAGCGGCATTAGGCTTCTTCCTAACAATTGGCTTGGTTTACCGTGGTGTTCGTGGCGCGGTAATGATTGCGATTCTAGCGATCACCGCATTGGGTTTGATCGTTGGTGACGTTCAATGGGGCGGTATTATGTCAGCGCCACCAAGTGTTGCTCCGACCTTTATGCAAATGAACATTGCTGACGTCTTCGAAGTTGGCATGATTTCAGTTGTATTCGCTTTCCTATTTGTCGACCTATTTGATACAGCGGGTACTTTAGTTGGTGTTGCGACAAAAGCGGATCTGATTAAAGAAGATGGCAAACTGCCTCGTCTAAGCAAAGCGCTACTTGCTGACTCGACAGCGACCTCTGTGGGCGCAATGATTGGTACGTCTAGCACCACTTCTTATGTTGAGTCTACGGCAGGCGTTGCCGCGGGTGGTCGTACAGGTCTGACTGCTGTTGTCGTTGGCGTGCTATTCCTTCTGGCTCTGTTTTTCTCGCCACTGGCTGGCATGATTCCAGCGTACGCTACCGCAGGCGCACTTTTCTACGTAGCTATTCTGATGATGTCTGGTCTGGTTAGTGTTGACTGGCGTGACTTAACAGAAGCGGCACCGGTTGTTGTAACTTGTCTACTTATGCCACTGACTTACTCCATTGCAGAAGGTATTGCGCTTGGCTTTATCTCATACGCTGCAATTAAACTACTGAGTGGCCGCGGTCGTGAAGTGTCGATCAGCGTATGGGTACTATCAGCAGTATTCATCATTAAGTATTTAGTGGCTTAA